The following are from one region of the Oryzias melastigma strain HK-1 linkage group LG22, ASM292280v2, whole genome shotgun sequence genome:
- the six6a gene encoding homeobox protein SIX6a: protein MFQLPILNFSPQQVAGVCETLEESGDVERLGRFLWSLPVAPAACEVLNKNESVLRARAVVAFHTGNFRELYHILENHKFTKESHTKLQALWLEAHYQEAEKLRGRPLGPVDKYRVRKKFPLPRTIWDGEQKTHCFKERTRHLLREWYLQDPYPNPSKKRELAQATGLTPTQVGNWFKNRRQRDRAAAAKNRLQQQVLSGGSVRSLADDDGTVDRLGNSSSPEASLSSKAAASAISITSSDSECDI, encoded by the exons ATGTTCCAGTTGCCCATCTTGAATTTTAGCCCCCAGCAGGTCGCCGGGGTCTGCGAGACTCTGGAGGAGAGCGGGGACGTCGAGCGCCTCGGCCGCTTCCTCTGGTCGCTGCCGGTCGCGCCAGCGGCCTGCGAGGTCCTCAACAAGAATGAGTCGGTGCTGAGAGCGCGCGCCGTCGTCGCCTTCCACACCGGCAATTTCCGTGAACTCTACCACATCCTGGAGAACCACAAGTTCACCAAAGAGTCGCACACGAAGCTGCAGGCGCTCTGGCTCGAAGCGCACTACCAGGAGGCTGAGAAGCTGCGGGGGCGCCCGCTGGGGCCCGTGGACAAATACAGGGTGCGGAAGAAGTTTCCCCTTCCCAGAACCATCTGGGATGGAGAGCAGAAAACCCACTGCTTTAAGGAGAGAACCAGGCACTTGCTACGAGAATGGTATTTGCAGGATCCGTACCCGAACCCCAGCAAAAAAAGGGAGCTTGCACAGGCGACTGGACTTACACCCACACAAGTGGGAAACTGGTTCAAAAACCGCAGACAAAGAGACAGAGCGGCTGCTGCCAAGAACAG GCTACAGCAGCAGGTTCTGTCCGGCGGCTCGGTTCGCTCATTGGCGGATGATGATGGCACCGTGGACCGCCTGGGGAATTCGTCCAGTCCGGAGGCCAGTTTGTCCAGCAAAGCGGCCGCCTCGGCCATCTCCATCACCTCCAGCGACAGTGAATGTGACATCTGA